A genomic region of Spirochaetota bacterium contains the following coding sequences:
- the thrC gene encoding threonine synthase, translating to MSDYRAVFRCIACGEEYPLDEVVYECRKCGNLLEVSHDLAMLSKQSGREWRRLFDSRRGTTEWPFGSGIWSKKEWVVPSIDNENIVSMFEGNTNLFWAKRFGAMLGMDDLWIKMCGNSHTGSFKDLGMTVLVSVVNDMMKRGKNIKAVACASTGDTSAALAAFAAYAGIPSIVFLPANKISTAQLVQPMANNAIVLSLDTDFDGCMRVVREITKDNTIYLANSMNSLRIEGQKTISIEMVQQFDWEVPDAVIIPGGNLGNVSALGNGFRMMLDLGLITKKPRIVLAQAQKANPLYLSYLNGFKDFKAITPQKTLASAIQIGDPVSVQKAIRTLKEFDGVVEQASEDELANAAALADRTGTYSCPHTGVALAVLMKLIDKQVLSKKDRTIVISTAHGLKFSEFKVGYHEGTLADVDCKYANRPITLPPDIGKIKEALEREFAARQ from the coding sequence ATGAGCGACTACCGGGCCGTGTTCCGCTGCATCGCCTGCGGCGAGGAGTATCCCCTCGACGAGGTGGTGTACGAGTGCAGGAAATGCGGGAACCTCCTGGAGGTGAGCCACGACCTGGCCATGCTGTCGAAGCAGAGCGGCCGCGAGTGGCGGCGCCTCTTTGACAGCAGGAGGGGCACCACCGAGTGGCCCTTCGGAAGCGGCATCTGGAGCAAGAAGGAATGGGTAGTGCCGTCGATCGACAACGAAAACATCGTGTCGATGTTCGAGGGGAACACCAACCTGTTCTGGGCCAAGCGCTTCGGCGCCATGCTCGGCATGGACGACCTCTGGATCAAGATGTGCGGCAACAGCCACACCGGCTCCTTCAAGGACCTGGGCATGACCGTGCTCGTGTCCGTGGTGAACGACATGATGAAGCGCGGGAAGAACATCAAGGCCGTGGCCTGCGCCTCCACCGGCGACACCTCCGCGGCCCTGGCAGCCTTCGCGGCCTACGCCGGCATCCCCTCCATCGTGTTCCTCCCGGCGAACAAGATCTCCACGGCCCAGCTGGTGCAGCCGATGGCGAACAACGCCATCGTCCTCTCCCTGGACACGGACTTCGACGGGTGCATGCGCGTGGTCCGCGAGATCACGAAGGACAACACCATCTACCTGGCAAACTCCATGAACTCACTCCGCATCGAGGGGCAGAAGACCATCTCCATCGAGATGGTCCAGCAGTTCGACTGGGAGGTGCCGGACGCGGTGATCATCCCGGGCGGCAACCTGGGGAACGTCTCGGCCCTGGGGAACGGCTTCAGGATGATGCTCGACCTGGGCCTCATCACGAAGAAGCCGCGCATCGTCCTGGCCCAGGCGCAGAAGGCGAACCCGCTGTATCTTTCCTATCTGAACGGATTCAAGGACTTCAAGGCGATCACGCCGCAGAAGACACTGGCGTCGGCCATCCAGATCGGCGACCCGGTGTCGGTACAGAAGGCCATACGGACACTGAAGGAGTTCGACGGCGTGGTGGAACAGGCCAGCGAGGACGAGCTGGCCAACGCGGCGGCCCTGGCGGACCGCACCGGCACCTACTCCTGCCCCCACACCGGCGTGGCCCTGGCGGTGCTGATGAAGCTCATTGACAAGCAGGTGCTCTCGAAGAAGGACCGCACCATCGTCATATCCACTGCTCATGGCCTCAAGTTCTCGGAGTTCAAGGTCGGCTACCACGAAGGGACACTGGCGGACGTGGATTGCAAGTACGCCAACAGGCCCATCACCCTGCCGCCGGATATCGGGAAGATCAAAGAGGCCCTGGAGCGGGAATTCGCGGCGCGGCAATAG
- a CDS encoding N-acetyltransferase: MKSAARPFSDEYAPQVMGIFNYYIENSFAAFPEQPLPVEAFGMMKNMSKDLPARVLVDEDDGGRCIGFGFLKAYNPMPAFRKTAAITCFIDRDCTGKGLGRNLLSILEAEAREKGITSILAEISSENPGSLRFHGANGFRECGRFAGIGMKKGKTFDVIWMQKILAG; encoded by the coding sequence ATGAAAAGCGCCGCCAGACCCTTCAGCGACGAATACGCCCCGCAGGTCATGGGGATATTCAATTACTACATTGAAAACAGCTTCGCCGCATTCCCGGAGCAACCCCTGCCCGTTGAGGCCTTCGGAATGATGAAAAACATGTCAAAGGACCTGCCGGCCCGCGTCCTTGTCGACGAGGATGACGGCGGGAGGTGCATCGGCTTCGGCTTCCTGAAGGCCTATAACCCGATGCCGGCCTTCAGGAAGACAGCGGCCATAACATGCTTCATCGACAGGGATTGCACGGGTAAAGGCCTCGGCAGGAATCTCTTATCCATCCTTGAAGCGGAAGCGAGGGAGAAGGGAATCACCTCGATCCTCGCCGAAATCTCATCGGAAAATCCCGGCAGCCTCAGGTTCCATGGGGCGAATGGCTTCAGGGAATGCGGAAGGTTCGCAGGCATAGGCATGAAAAAAGGAAAAACATTCGACGTGATCTGGATGCAGAAGATCCTGGCAGGCTGA
- a CDS encoding sensor histidine kinase, with protein sequence MSFLDMKTVVFAFLIYNILISGILVSLWIQNRKRYDGISFWLADYILQAVAQLLIVLRGYIPDFISMVISNTMVIMGIILFYIGLRRFAGRKGREAWLYLYIPAFMAVQAYFTFFMPSITFRSMNTSAGILVFSLLSSILMLSIPRRELRLIGRGTGIVFLLYCLVALFRIFFLILVPQGNDYFKAALFDVLSIFVFMILGVMLTFALILMINGRLLLEIRGLLGEKELLLTEVHHRIKNNMASITSLLSIQADMSDSESTKEALTAAKNRTYAMMDLYDRLYRQSEYDSLSIKDYIISMVSELRAAYDADGTVTIDVDIDDIILNTRQLFPLGIIINELVTNAFKYAFDGVDDRAILLSLHKQADSSLTIMVSDNGSGKKNSQSTTGGFGLILVESLIKQIGGSYSVTRDRGTRYTITIPGEKK encoded by the coding sequence ATGAGTTTCCTTGACATGAAGACGGTGGTCTTCGCCTTTCTCATATACAATATACTCATTTCAGGCATCCTGGTTTCTCTCTGGATCCAGAACAGGAAACGCTATGACGGCATCTCCTTCTGGCTTGCCGACTATATCCTTCAGGCGGTGGCCCAGCTGCTTATCGTCCTGCGGGGGTATATCCCCGATTTTATTTCGATGGTCATCAGCAACACGATGGTCATCATGGGCATCATCTTATTTTATATCGGCCTGCGCCGTTTCGCTGGAAGGAAAGGTCGCGAAGCGTGGCTCTATCTGTACATACCGGCTTTTATGGCAGTGCAGGCATATTTTACTTTTTTCATGCCCTCCATTACATTCCGCAGCATGAACACCTCGGCGGGCATTCTGGTCTTTTCTCTGCTCAGCTCCATCCTCATGCTCAGCATACCCCGCAGGGAGCTGAGGCTGATTGGACGCGGCACCGGCATAGTCTTTTTGCTCTACTGCCTCGTTGCTTTGTTCAGGATCTTTTTCCTTATACTTGTTCCCCAGGGTAATGATTACTTTAAAGCCGCTCTCTTTGATGTGCTGTCCATCTTCGTCTTCATGATCCTCGGGGTCATGCTCACCTTCGCCCTCATATTGATGATAAACGGCCGCCTCCTCCTGGAGATCCGCGGCCTTCTCGGCGAAAAAGAGCTCCTCCTCACGGAGGTGCATCACAGGATAAAAAACAACATGGCCTCAATCACTTCGCTCCTTTCCATCCAGGCGGACATGTCGGACAGCGAATCGACGAAGGAGGCCCTCACGGCCGCAAAGAACAGGACCTATGCGATGATGGATCTTTACGACCGGCTCTACCGGCAGAGCGAGTATGATTCACTCAGCATTAAGGACTATATTATATCGATGGTTTCCGAACTGCGCGCCGCCTATGACGCCGACGGGACCGTCACCATCGATGTTGATATTGACGATATCATTCTCAACACGCGTCAGCTGTTTCCCCTCGGCATTATCATCAACGAGCTGGTCACCAATGCCTTCAAGTACGCCTTTGACGGCGTCGATGACCGGGCCATTCTTCTCTCCCTTCATAAGCAGGCGGACAGTTCACTCACGATCATGGTTTCAGACAACGGGTCCGGGAAGAAGAATAGTCAAAGCACGACAGGAGGCTTCGGGCTCATCCTTGTCGAATCCCTCATCAAACAGATCGGCGGCTCATATTCTGTCACACGCGACCGGGGAACGCGGTATACGATCACCATCCCCGGTGAAAAAAAATAA
- a CDS encoding DUF362 domain-containing protein, producing the protein MAQSKVAIIRTKPETVLDDHERLFKLADGAKHLDPSIPTILKDNISWHYPFPSANTTPWQLEGTIAALQKNGFRKIVCVQNKTEVTNAYKGERLNLYPPIFKAYNIEVLFNFKDTDMKWVLYKPKAKMLVLNKIYRNAIRIPDYFIGKNMLHLPTAKCHIYTETTGAMKNAFGGLLNHKRHQTHTYIHETLVDLLAIQKEIHPGIFCVMDGTTAGNGGGPRIMTPFQKDVILASADQVAIDAVAAKIMGFDPMKLKYINLAHNAGLGVGDPRDIKIVGDADLINENWGFRVQKIFHRRVADVTWFGPTRFLQGILTRPPILYLGNFYSFFYHDVLHWPFREKKIYERWLKESPWGRLFTKYGAQGTLGVR; encoded by the coding sequence ATGGCACAATCGAAGGTTGCGATAATCCGGACAAAACCGGAAACCGTTCTGGACGATCATGAGCGGTTGTTCAAGCTCGCGGACGGGGCGAAGCATCTCGATCCCTCTATCCCGACCATCCTGAAGGACAATATCAGCTGGCACTATCCCTTTCCTTCCGCAAATACCACCCCGTGGCAGCTCGAGGGCACCATCGCCGCGCTTCAGAAGAACGGCTTCAGGAAGATCGTGTGCGTCCAGAACAAGACCGAGGTCACCAACGCCTACAAGGGGGAGCGGCTGAACCTGTATCCCCCGATTTTCAAGGCCTATAACATCGAGGTTCTCTTCAATTTCAAGGATACCGACATGAAGTGGGTCCTGTACAAGCCCAAGGCGAAGATGCTTGTCCTGAACAAGATCTACAGGAATGCCATACGAATACCGGATTATTTCATCGGCAAGAACATGCTCCACCTGCCGACGGCGAAGTGCCATATCTATACAGAAACGACCGGCGCCATGAAGAACGCCTTCGGCGGGCTATTGAACCACAAGCGGCACCAGACGCACACCTACATCCATGAGACCCTCGTCGATCTCCTCGCCATCCAGAAGGAGATCCACCCGGGCATTTTCTGCGTCATGGACGGCACCACCGCCGGCAACGGCGGGGGGCCCCGCATCATGACGCCGTTTCAAAAGGATGTGATACTGGCGAGCGCCGACCAGGTCGCCATCGACGCGGTGGCGGCCAAGATCATGGGATTCGATCCGATGAAGCTGAAGTACATCAACCTCGCCCATAACGCGGGGCTCGGAGTGGGCGATCCCCGTGACATAAAGATCGTCGGGGATGCCGATCTGATCAACGAGAACTGGGGCTTCAGGGTGCAGAAGATCTTTCACCGGCGCGTCGCCGATGTCACCTGGTTCGGGCCAACGAGATTCCTGCAGGGGATCCTGACGCGGCCCCCCATATTGTACCTCGGAAATTTTTATTCCTTCTTCTACCACGATGTCCTTCACTGGCCCTTCCGTGAAAAGAAGATCTACGAGCGGTGGCTCAAAGAGTCTCCCTGGGGGCGCCTCTTCACGAAATATGGCGCACAGGGGACCCTGGGCGTGCGCTAA
- a CDS encoding TetR/AcrR family transcriptional regulator, whose protein sequence is MAETYTDTETRKEQIVDAIMKIMASQGMVGLTVKNIAEAVGIVPSAIYRHFPGKGDMIDATLAQVRKTMAAAIANARVAGSDPLDTLRIMFETHVDFLYSTLGAGNVFITTEIASHFPEKRKAIMENMKLFHGEIRRTIARGQEAGCIRDDLGADELTGIYTGLFMAPVMMHNLAGNKKSAAESIKKNWDTFLRIARS, encoded by the coding sequence ATGGCGGAAACATATACTGATACGGAGACCCGAAAAGAGCAGATTGTTGACGCCATTATGAAAATAATGGCGTCTCAGGGCATGGTTGGTCTTACGGTAAAAAACATCGCGGAGGCGGTCGGGATCGTTCCGTCAGCCATTTACAGGCACTTCCCGGGAAAAGGCGACATGATAGACGCTACGCTGGCCCAAGTGCGCAAAACCATGGCCGCCGCCATCGCCAACGCAAGAGTTGCGGGATCCGATCCCCTGGACACGCTCCGCATCATGTTCGAGACCCACGTGGATTTCCTTTATAGCACGCTGGGAGCGGGGAACGTGTTCATTACAACGGAGATTGCGTCGCACTTCCCGGAAAAAAGAAAAGCCATCATGGAAAACATGAAACTCTTCCATGGAGAGATACGCAGGACCATCGCCAGAGGCCAGGAGGCAGGGTGTATACGGGACGATCTTGGCGCAGACGAGCTGACCGGTATCTATACAGGGCTCTTCATGGCGCCGGTCATGATGCATAATCTTGCCGGGAATAAAAAATCCGCGGCGGAATCAATCAAGAAAAACTGGGACACTTTCCTGCGTATAGCAAGGTCATGA
- a CDS encoding alpha/beta hydrolase, which yields MPEPARPLKTTLPPQFMEGEEQRFIDLKGIRLSYKVSGDGPPLVFHHGWIGNEDTFAMCHQAFARYFTVYRPAWPGYGDSSPLNKFSIEDLVELSREFITLLGLRRPVMVGNCLGGNVVMEFARVYPRLLSRLVLVEIYEFFPEVYRLLLVPGISWILYHLLFKTRTGFNLLNNYMPLQMTNGNNGWEYTWEGFTRTHTKSALRFLKAIYVYSKNFGKYKEKYRSDVPAIYVSGGKTFGPAATFGAIVDDLFSNLSVVSIPESQHNPVVERPELFQERVLEALGFDAPTVLMGK from the coding sequence ATGCCAGAACCGGCACGTCCTCTCAAAACCACTCTGCCTCCGCAATTCATGGAGGGAGAGGAGCAGCGATTCATTGACCTGAAGGGTATCCGCCTTTCCTACAAGGTGAGCGGCGACGGGCCGCCCCTGGTATTCCACCACGGCTGGATCGGCAACGAGGACACCTTCGCCATGTGCCACCAGGCGTTCGCCCGCTATTTCACGGTGTACCGTCCCGCCTGGCCCGGATACGGCGACAGTTCGCCGCTTAATAAGTTTTCCATAGAAGACCTGGTGGAGCTTTCGCGCGAGTTCATCACGCTCCTCGGTTTGCGCCGACCCGTCATGGTGGGCAATTGCCTCGGCGGCAACGTGGTCATGGAATTTGCCCGGGTCTATCCCCGGCTCCTCTCGCGGCTGGTCCTGGTGGAGATTTACGAATTTTTCCCGGAGGTGTACCGGCTCCTCCTGGTGCCGGGTATCAGCTGGATTCTGTACCATCTTCTCTTCAAGACCCGCACCGGTTTCAACCTGCTCAACAACTACATGCCGCTGCAGATGACCAACGGCAACAACGGATGGGAATACACCTGGGAGGGGTTCACGCGGACCCATACCAAGAGCGCTCTCCGGTTTCTGAAGGCCATTTACGTCTACTCGAAAAACTTCGGCAAGTACAAGGAAAAATACCGCTCCGATGTCCCGGCCATATACGTTTCCGGCGGGAAGACCTTCGGCCCCGCCGCCACTTTCGGCGCCATCGTCGACGACCTTTTCAGCAATCTGTCGGTGGTTTCGATACCGGAAAGCCAGCACAACCCGGTGGTGGAGCGGCCCGAGCTCTTTCAGGAACGCGTTCTTGAGGCGCTCGGGTTCGACGCCCCTACGGTCCTGATGGGGAAGTAG
- a CDS encoding motility associated factor glycosyltransferase family protein, whose protein sequence is MGHYEGNMAVLKRRFPDIQGPVAAAADDGSIEAVETKLGGFVPALSKEGKRLFIHSKFDPVKEAERFIGEIDTAAFDLFIVFGFGFGYHVEELLRGMGGDSLVLVIEKSPLMIRRAMECRDLGPLLGDERVLILIDPNEDVIAGALKGKSSRRTSLILHRGSFQAEQDYYGNLQHVVRSYLSTKDVNIATLAKFEKVWASNIARNIGAYIRAPGANIFFDKFRDVPAIVVAAGPSLRRSLEFIRRNRDRAVIVAVDTSYRILMKEGIEPHFCIVVDPQAINARYFEGSAPGRTVLIADPTVHPSVFRLFKGRVAMTGVAFELMKWIERLSGEKGEITHGGSVSTNAYDFARRLGAKPVYLAGQDLAFTGGYAHARGSYLDEQVHLRTGRLYTPEMFNRFQLTALPKILVKGIGGGTVHTNQKMMIFLTWFQKREDRGLVNATCDGALIPGVNHVAAADIDLAEPPGAIEVRIDELFNLSVPGQGGGSGKLLARIGAVQEEIEALLPLLDRAVGYSEQLLGLMKDKNSGGGNAGDQGKVDYLLKKLAETDRVLDTKKGAKDMISFTIQRVVHTITEGYDIDEDDDSLSGDELVAKRSLYLYRGLLDGARLNGRILSKMKSILGRSAP, encoded by the coding sequence ATGGGACACTATGAAGGCAACATGGCCGTATTGAAGCGGCGTTTTCCCGATATTCAGGGCCCTGTCGCCGCCGCCGCCGATGACGGCTCCATCGAGGCGGTGGAAACGAAGCTGGGAGGCTTTGTCCCGGCCCTCTCGAAGGAGGGGAAGCGACTCTTCATCCACAGCAAGTTCGATCCCGTGAAGGAGGCCGAGCGGTTCATCGGCGAGATCGACACCGCCGCCTTTGACCTGTTCATCGTCTTCGGCTTCGGCTTCGGCTACCACGTGGAGGAGCTCCTCCGCGGCATGGGGGGCGATTCCCTGGTCCTGGTCATAGAGAAGAGCCCCCTGATGATAAGGAGGGCCATGGAATGCAGGGACCTGGGGCCGCTCCTGGGCGATGAGCGCGTCCTCATCCTCATCGACCCGAACGAGGACGTCATCGCAGGCGCGCTGAAGGGGAAATCCTCCCGCCGCACGAGCCTCATCCTCCACCGCGGCTCGTTCCAGGCGGAGCAGGATTATTACGGCAACCTGCAGCATGTCGTGCGCTCCTATCTTTCCACGAAGGACGTGAACATAGCCACCCTGGCGAAATTCGAAAAGGTGTGGGCCTCCAACATCGCCCGGAACATCGGCGCCTATATCAGGGCGCCCGGAGCGAATATTTTCTTTGATAAATTCAGGGATGTGCCTGCCATAGTCGTCGCGGCCGGGCCGTCGCTCCGCCGGAGCCTCGAGTTCATCAGGCGCAACCGCGACCGGGCCGTTATCGTGGCTGTGGACACGTCGTACCGCATTTTAATGAAGGAAGGGATCGAGCCCCATTTCTGCATCGTCGTCGATCCCCAGGCGATAAACGCCCGCTATTTCGAGGGATCGGCTCCCGGCAGGACGGTCCTGATCGCGGACCCGACGGTGCATCCCTCGGTGTTCCGCCTCTTCAAGGGTCGCGTCGCCATGACCGGCGTCGCCTTTGAGCTCATGAAGTGGATCGAGCGACTCTCCGGGGAGAAGGGTGAGATCACCCATGGAGGGTCCGTGTCGACCAATGCCTATGACTTCGCCCGGCGCCTCGGCGCGAAGCCGGTGTACCTCGCGGGGCAGGACCTGGCCTTCACCGGTGGATACGCCCACGCCCGCGGGTCGTACCTGGACGAGCAGGTGCACCTCCGCACCGGCAGGCTCTACACGCCGGAAATGTTCAACCGGTTTCAGCTTACGGCCCTGCCGAAGATTCTCGTGAAGGGGATCGGGGGCGGAACGGTGCACACGAACCAGAAGATGATGATATTCCTCACCTGGTTCCAGAAGCGGGAGGACCGTGGCCTCGTCAACGCGACCTGCGACGGGGCCCTGATTCCCGGCGTGAACCATGTCGCGGCCGCCGACATAGACCTTGCGGAACCGCCCGGCGCCATCGAAGTCCGCATAGACGAGTTGTTCAATTTGTCTGTACCGGGACAGGGCGGGGGGAGCGGAAAGCTCCTTGCCAGGATCGGAGCCGTGCAGGAAGAGATCGAGGCCCTGCTGCCGCTCCTTGACAGGGCGGTGGGATACTCCGAGCAGCTCCTGGGCCTCATGAAGGACAAAAACAGCGGCGGCGGCAATGCCGGGGACCAGGGCAAGGTCGATTACCTCCTGAAAAAGCTCGCAGAGACGGACCGTGTTCTGGATACGAAAAAAGGGGCCAAGGACATGATCAGCTTCACGATCCAGCGCGTGGTCCATACCATCACCGAGGGCTATGACATAGACGAAGACGATGATTCCCTCTCGGGGGACGAGCTGGTGGCGAAGCGCTCCCTCTACCTGTACCGGGGCCTCCTAGACGGCGCCCGCCTCAACGGGAGGATCCTGTCCAAGATGAAGTCCATTCTCGGGCGTTCAGCCCCTTGA